A region from the Gemmatimonas sp. genome encodes:
- the hutI gene encoding imidazolonepropionase, which produces MSESPRTDDETVTLFVNAAQTVTCAGPARARRGAEMQDAAVQVGVGVAVQGERIVAVDDDAVLRRRYPDAVEIDCDRGVLAPGFVDSHTHTVFGRARYDEHELRATGVPYLEIARRGGGIHASVRDLRARSDEELYALALPRLRALAAGGVTTVEIKSGYGLTVHDELRTLRVIARLADAGPLNVVATCLGAHEVPLEYRELLDGRAAWIECLIHELYPAVAAEQLAGFADVFCEPGVFTVPETRRLLEAAGGHGMRLKLHADELHDGGAAVLAAALGAVSADHLAAISPEGIAALAASSTVATLLPATMLFLGTGRQAPARTMLDAGVAIAVATDLNPGTSPLQSFPLVLTLAVSQLRLSASEAWLAGTVNGAAALGLAGHTGQLREGFRADIAVHAADDFRALPYWFGERLCRVAWARGRACHLSA; this is translated from the coding sequence ATGAGCGAATCACCGAGGACGGACGACGAGACGGTCACACTGTTCGTGAATGCTGCGCAGACGGTCACCTGTGCCGGTCCGGCGCGCGCGCGACGCGGTGCCGAGATGCAGGATGCGGCGGTGCAGGTGGGCGTCGGTGTGGCGGTGCAGGGAGAACGTATCGTCGCGGTGGACGACGACGCCGTGCTGCGCCGTCGATATCCCGATGCGGTGGAGATCGACTGCGATCGAGGCGTGCTCGCCCCCGGGTTCGTCGATTCGCACACCCATACCGTGTTCGGGCGCGCGCGGTACGACGAGCACGAGCTTCGTGCGACCGGTGTTCCGTACCTCGAAATCGCCCGACGCGGCGGCGGCATTCACGCCTCGGTTCGGGATTTGCGCGCGCGCAGCGATGAGGAGTTGTACGCTCTCGCACTGCCGAGGCTGCGTGCGCTGGCCGCCGGCGGCGTGACCACCGTGGAGATCAAGTCCGGGTACGGACTCACCGTGCACGACGAACTGCGGACCCTGCGGGTGATTGCTCGATTGGCCGACGCCGGTCCGCTCAACGTCGTCGCGACCTGCCTCGGCGCGCATGAAGTGCCGCTCGAGTATCGCGAGCTCCTCGATGGGCGGGCGGCGTGGATCGAGTGCCTGATCCACGAGCTCTATCCCGCCGTCGCGGCCGAGCAGCTGGCGGGGTTCGCCGACGTGTTCTGCGAACCGGGCGTGTTCACAGTGCCGGAAACGCGGCGGCTGCTCGAGGCAGCAGGTGGTCATGGCATGCGCCTGAAGCTGCACGCCGACGAGCTGCACGATGGCGGAGCGGCGGTCTTGGCCGCTGCGCTGGGGGCGGTCAGTGCCGATCATCTCGCCGCCATTTCGCCCGAAGGGATTGCCGCGTTGGCTGCCTCGTCCACGGTCGCCACCCTGCTGCCCGCGACCATGCTCTTTCTTGGGACGGGGCGTCAGGCCCCCGCGCGGACAATGCTCGACGCCGGTGTCGCGATCGCCGTCGCGACGGACTTGAACCCCGGAACGTCGCCGCTGCAATCGTTCCCCTTGGTGCTTACGCTCGCGGTCAGTCAGTTGCGCCTCTCGGCATCGGAGGCCTGGCTCGCCGGCACCGTTAACGGGGCTGCGGCACTGGGGTTGGCCGGGCACACCGGCCAACTGCGGGAAGGCTTCCGTGCCGACATCGCGGTGCACGCCGCTGACGACTTCCGAGCGTTGCCTTACTGGTTTGGCGAGCGTCTGTGTCGAGTGGCGTGGGCTCGCGGGCGTGCTTGTCACCTGTCCGCGTGA
- a CDS encoding radical SAM protein — protein sequence MLSSRYRPWHVPIFLGKYAWLRARNRPVLLNFEVTMRCNAKCGFCDYWKTPAEAKHSEMSDFAEIARRFSPMLVTFTGGEPTLRKDLEEIVASVRKAVRYTYVQMITHGAMLSLDRAKSLWDAGVDQFNISLDYLDERHDVARGIPGLSAKILDLVPRMKDAGIGSVRFNTVIKNDNLDQIMPIVERAAALGGGVNFSLYTDFKNGNGDYLLGDTQQRELEKVVQQLLAYKQRKRGVITNSDYYLEQIPRYVRGEMTEPCRSGSTTIHIDPQGLVRRCPDFKPDGRWQDYKGYEPINCNACFYACRGEAQAPLRLMSRVRDVMA from the coding sequence ATGTTGTCGAGTCGATATCGTCCGTGGCACGTGCCGATCTTCCTCGGGAAGTACGCGTGGCTGCGCGCACGAAATCGACCGGTGCTGTTGAACTTCGAAGTCACGATGCGCTGCAATGCGAAGTGCGGCTTCTGTGACTACTGGAAGACGCCCGCCGAGGCGAAGCACAGCGAAATGAGCGACTTCGCCGAGATCGCGCGCCGCTTCTCGCCGATGCTCGTCACGTTTACCGGCGGCGAGCCGACGCTGCGCAAGGACCTCGAAGAGATTGTCGCGTCGGTACGGAAGGCCGTTCGCTACACGTACGTGCAGATGATCACGCACGGGGCCATGTTGTCGCTCGACCGCGCCAAGTCGCTGTGGGATGCCGGCGTCGATCAGTTCAATATTTCGCTCGATTATCTCGATGAGCGCCACGACGTCGCGCGCGGCATTCCAGGTCTGTCGGCGAAGATTCTCGATCTGGTGCCGCGCATGAAGGACGCGGGGATCGGCAGCGTGCGTTTCAACACCGTGATCAAGAATGACAATCTCGATCAGATCATGCCGATCGTCGAGCGCGCGGCGGCGCTCGGCGGCGGCGTGAACTTTTCGCTGTACACCGACTTCAAGAACGGCAACGGCGACTATCTGCTCGGCGATACGCAGCAGCGTGAGCTCGAGAAGGTCGTGCAGCAGCTGCTCGCCTACAAGCAGCGCAAGCGCGGTGTCATCACGAATTCGGATTACTATCTCGAGCAGATTCCGCGTTACGTACGCGGCGAGATGACCGAGCCCTGTCGCAGCGGTTCGACCACGATTCATATCGACCCGCAAGGGTTGGTGCGCCGCTGTCCTGACTTCAAGCCCGATGGGCGCTGGCAGGACTACAAGGGGTACGAGCCGATCAACTGCAATGCGTGCTTCTATGCCTGCCGCGGCGAAGCGCAGGCACCGCTTCGCCTGATGTCGCGCGTGCGGGATGTGATGGCATGA
- the hutU gene encoding urocanate hydratase, whose amino-acid sequence MTGTASSSPTAAPASGPREVRASRGSTMQCRGWEQEAALRMLMNNLDPDVAERPDDLVVYGGTGRAARSWEAFDAIVRALKTLANDETLLVQSGKPVAVFRTHEDAPRVLIANGNLVGRWANWDEFRRLERAGLTMYGQMTAGSWIYIGSQGIVQGTYETFGAVASRHFGGTLEGRLVITAGLGGMGGAQPLAAAMHGAAVLGIDVDASRIEKRIDTRYCDRMTHSLDEALAWLGDAQAERRGLSVGLVGNAADVLPELVRRGITPDVVTDQTSAHDMLVGYVPAGVSLANAAALRESDPAAYIARSTASVVDHVRAMRTMQDRGAIAFDYGNNIRTVAFDAGIDDAFRIPGFVPEYVRPLFCEGKGPFRWVALSGDPADIARTDELVLELFPHDAQLRRWIELARERIAFQGLPARICWLGQGDRARFALALNDLVARGEVSAPIVIGRDHLDTGSVASPFRETEAMRDGSDAIADWAILNALLNVASGASWVSFHHGGGVGIGNSLHAGQVIVADGSERMRRRLERVLTNDPGIGVARHADAGYDIAIATAAREGIRLPMQEG is encoded by the coding sequence ATGACCGGAACCGCGAGCTCGTCGCCGACGGCGGCACCCGCGAGTGGTCCGCGCGAAGTTCGTGCGTCGCGCGGCAGCACCATGCAGTGCCGTGGCTGGGAGCAGGAAGCGGCGCTTCGTATGCTGATGAACAATCTCGACCCCGATGTCGCCGAGCGGCCGGACGACCTTGTCGTGTACGGTGGCACGGGACGCGCGGCGCGCTCCTGGGAGGCCTTCGATGCGATCGTGCGCGCACTGAAGACGCTCGCCAACGATGAAACGCTCCTCGTGCAGAGCGGCAAGCCCGTGGCTGTGTTTCGAACGCACGAGGACGCACCGCGTGTCTTGATCGCCAACGGCAATCTGGTGGGCCGCTGGGCCAATTGGGACGAGTTCCGTCGGCTGGAGCGCGCGGGTCTCACGATGTACGGCCAGATGACCGCCGGCTCGTGGATCTACATCGGCTCACAGGGCATCGTCCAAGGCACGTACGAGACCTTCGGGGCGGTGGCCAGTCGGCACTTTGGTGGCACGCTCGAAGGGAGATTGGTGATTACCGCTGGATTGGGCGGTATGGGTGGAGCGCAACCGCTCGCGGCGGCGATGCACGGGGCAGCCGTTCTTGGCATCGACGTCGATGCGTCACGCATCGAGAAGCGCATCGACACGCGCTACTGCGATCGCATGACGCACTCGCTCGATGAGGCGCTCGCGTGGCTTGGCGATGCCCAAGCGGAACGGCGGGGGCTCTCGGTGGGGTTAGTCGGCAATGCGGCCGACGTGTTGCCCGAGCTCGTGCGTCGCGGCATTACCCCCGATGTGGTCACCGACCAGACCAGCGCGCACGATATGTTGGTGGGCTATGTCCCCGCTGGCGTGTCGCTGGCGAACGCCGCGGCGTTGCGCGAGTCGGATCCTGCCGCGTACATCGCGCGCTCTACCGCGTCGGTCGTAGACCACGTACGGGCCATGCGCACGATGCAGGACCGCGGCGCGATCGCCTTCGATTACGGCAACAACATTCGCACGGTGGCGTTCGACGCCGGCATCGACGATGCGTTTCGCATTCCCGGTTTCGTGCCGGAGTATGTGCGGCCGCTGTTCTGTGAAGGCAAGGGTCCGTTTCGCTGGGTAGCGCTCTCCGGTGATCCCGCCGACATCGCGCGTACTGACGAATTGGTCCTCGAGCTCTTTCCGCACGATGCGCAGTTGCGTCGCTGGATCGAACTCGCCCGTGAGCGCATCGCGTTCCAAGGCTTGCCGGCCCGGATCTGCTGGCTCGGACAAGGCGACCGCGCACGGTTCGCGCTCGCCCTGAACGATCTTGTGGCGCGAGGCGAAGTGTCGGCCCCCATCGTTATCGGACGCGATCATCTGGACACCGGCAGTGTCGCGTCACCGTTTCGCGAAACGGAAGCGATGCGGGACGGGAGTGACGCCATCGCCGACTGGGCCATTCTCAACGCGCTGCTCAACGTCGCCAGCGGCGCCTCGTGGGTCTCGTTCCATCACGGCGGTGGTGTGGGCATCGGGAACTCGTTGCACGCCGGGCAGGTCATCGTGGCCGACGGCAGTGAACGTATGCGTCGACGGCTCGAGCGCGTGCTCACCAATGATCCCGGCATCGGTGTGGCCCGCCATGCCGATGCCGGCTATGACATCGCAATTGCAACGGCGGCCCGTGAAGGGATTCGTCTCCCCATGCAGGAAGGCTGA
- the hutH gene encoding histidine ammonia-lyase, translating into MDTEPSALPARRQDTMLLLDGRSLQIADVMAVADGALAVGLAPEARARMQVTRDVVDRAVARAEPVYGINTGFGKLSEVTIAGDQLAALQRNLVRSHAAGVGDPLPEREVRAMMLLRANVLATAYAGARPVVVESLLDMLNAGVWPVVPEQGSVGASGDLAPLAHLALTLIGEGTARYQQREGPSHELLALAGLSAVTLEAKEGLALINGTQAHTAVASLACAELTRLWHAAHVATAMSLEALLGTPDAFDARIQEARGQSGQMESAAMLRMLLEGSEIRESHRFGDPRVQDAYALRCVPQVHGPALDALRFARGVISRELNAATDNPLVLATGELLSGGNFHGQAVAMASDLLAIICANLAVISERRIDRLVHPDFNQGLPPFLAGSPGLESGQMMAQVTAAALASECKGLAHPASVDSIPTDGNKEDVVPMAMGAATKLRRSVRNLRHVIAIELIAAAEALEYRRPLRSSVAVERAHAIIRQHVARATGDRPPAPDITRLGDVVAGGALDAITEGFVV; encoded by the coding sequence GTGGATACTGAACCGTCGGCGCTGCCGGCGCGGAGACAGGACACGATGCTGCTGCTCGACGGACGTTCGTTGCAGATCGCCGACGTGATGGCGGTCGCTGATGGCGCCCTTGCCGTCGGCCTGGCTCCCGAGGCGCGGGCGCGGATGCAAGTCACACGCGACGTCGTCGACCGCGCCGTGGCGCGTGCTGAGCCCGTGTACGGCATCAATACGGGATTCGGGAAGCTGTCCGAGGTCACGATCGCCGGCGATCAGCTGGCGGCGCTGCAGCGCAATCTGGTGCGGAGTCACGCGGCCGGTGTGGGTGATCCGCTGCCGGAACGTGAGGTCCGTGCGATGATGCTGCTGCGCGCCAACGTCCTCGCGACCGCGTACGCGGGCGCCCGCCCGGTGGTCGTCGAGTCGTTGCTCGACATGCTCAACGCCGGCGTCTGGCCCGTCGTGCCGGAGCAGGGCAGTGTCGGGGCCAGCGGCGATCTCGCTCCACTCGCGCACCTGGCGCTCACGCTGATCGGAGAGGGCACCGCGCGCTATCAGCAACGTGAAGGCCCTTCGCATGAGCTGCTCGCCTTGGCGGGTCTCTCGGCTGTTACGCTCGAAGCGAAAGAGGGCCTCGCGCTCATCAACGGCACGCAGGCCCATACGGCGGTCGCGTCGCTGGCGTGCGCCGAACTGACCCGTCTCTGGCACGCGGCGCACGTCGCGACGGCGATGAGCCTCGAAGCGCTGCTGGGCACACCCGATGCGTTCGACGCGCGCATTCAGGAGGCGCGCGGCCAGTCGGGACAGATGGAATCCGCGGCGATGCTGCGCATGCTGCTCGAGGGAAGCGAGATTCGCGAGTCGCACCGCTTCGGTGATCCGCGTGTGCAGGATGCGTACGCGTTGCGTTGCGTACCGCAGGTACACGGCCCGGCGCTCGACGCGCTGCGCTTTGCCCGTGGCGTGATTTCGCGCGAGCTCAACGCGGCCACGGACAACCCACTGGTGCTCGCCACCGGCGAGTTGTTGAGCGGTGGCAATTTCCACGGACAGGCCGTCGCCATGGCCAGCGATCTGCTGGCGATCATCTGTGCGAATCTCGCGGTGATCAGTGAGCGGCGCATTGACCGCCTCGTGCATCCGGATTTCAATCAGGGGTTGCCGCCGTTTCTAGCCGGCTCTCCAGGTTTGGAGTCGGGGCAAATGATGGCGCAGGTCACGGCTGCCGCGTTGGCCAGCGAATGCAAGGGATTGGCGCATCCGGCCAGCGTGGATTCGATTCCGACCGACGGCAACAAGGAAGACGTGGTGCCGATGGCGATGGGCGCGGCTACCAAGCTGCGGCGCTCGGTGCGAAACCTCCGGCACGTGATCGCGATCGAGCTGATCGCGGCCGCCGAAGCACTCGAGTATCGTCGGCCGTTGCGCAGCAGTGTGGCCGTCGAGCGCGCGCACGCCATTATCCGACAGCACGTTGCGCGCGCCACCGGCGACCGACCGCCAGCACCTGACATTACACGCTTGGGAGACGTCGTGGCCGGCGGAGCGCTCGACGCCATCACCGAGGGATTCGTTGTATGA